The following coding sequences are from one Rhipicephalus microplus isolate Deutch F79 chromosome 3, USDA_Rmic, whole genome shotgun sequence window:
- the LOC142803389 gene encoding glutathione S-transferase 4-like: MPAILYNLPGSPPCGFVRSLAKHLGVELTLKDVDFAKKEHLSEEYLKINPFHKVPTLVDDGFVVYESNAIAYYLLRKYAPESDLYPECYKERARIDQCLAAVASTIQPHQLLFFRPRFWENKKPTDEEVAAFEENVLKGFQYLITDQFATGDKLTLADLCLVSNLAISLENGSVDASKFPKLAAYYERVKPELAYFEEIYRPSITYLQQRWSELK; the protein is encoded by the exons ATGCCCGCCATTCTGTACAACCTCCCCGGCAGCCCACCCTGCGGCTTCGTTCGCTCACTCGCCAAGCACCTGGGAGTGGAGCTTACGCTCAAGGACGTGGACTTTGCGAAGAAAGAACACCTTAGCGAGGAATACCTCAAG ATCAACCCATTCCACAAGGTGCCTACCCTCGTCGATGACGGCTTCGTTGTCTACGAGAG CAATGCCATCGCCTACTACCTCCTGCGGAAGTATGCTCCAGAGTCTGATCTCTACCCGGAGTGCTACAAGGAGCGAGCACGCATCGACCAGTGTCTCGCGGCTGTTGCCAGTACTATCCAGCCACATCAACTACTGTTCTTC CGTCCACGCTTCTGGGAGAACAAGAAGCCAACTGACGAAGAGGTCGCTGCCTTCGAAGAAAATGTTCTCAAGGGTTTTCAGTATCTCATCACTGACCAGTTCGCCACCGGAGACAAGCTCACGCTCGCTGACCTGTGCCTCGTAAGCAACCTGGCCATCTCTCTCGAG AATGGGTCTGTGGACGCTTCAAAGTTCCCTAAGCTGGCTGCCTACTACGAGCGTGTGAAACCTGAGCTTGCCTACTTCGAGGAAATCTACAGGCCGTCTATCACCTACCTTCAGCAGCGTTGGAGCGAGCTTAAATGA